In Terriglobia bacterium, the following proteins share a genomic window:
- a CDS encoding O-methyltransferase gives MSDGKRPSWAMGGVTSEAVDNYLYSLLPDSGDVLREMEAEAAKRKIPIVGPAVGRLLYLLARLSGARRIFEMGSAIGYSTIWWALGAGEEARVIYTDGDSKKAMEAYKNFERIGVEKRIEIKVGDAIELLSEQNLEPFDIIFNDVDKEDYPKAFHLAVPRLRRGGLFVSDNVLWSGRVPEAAAGKEGASEATRAIVQFNRMLYESRELFTTILPLRDGVAVALKQ, from the coding sequence ATGAGCGACGGAAAGCGGCCTTCGTGGGCGATGGGCGGCGTCACCAGTGAGGCGGTGGACAACTATCTCTACTCGTTGCTGCCCGACAGCGGCGACGTGTTGCGCGAGATGGAAGCAGAAGCGGCGAAGCGCAAAATCCCGATTGTCGGGCCGGCGGTGGGACGGTTGTTGTACTTGTTGGCGAGGCTGAGCGGGGCGCGGCGGATCTTCGAGATGGGTTCGGCAATCGGATATTCGACCATCTGGTGGGCCCTGGGCGCGGGAGAGGAGGCGCGCGTCATCTACACGGACGGCGATTCCAAAAAGGCGATGGAAGCCTACAAAAACTTCGAACGCATCGGCGTGGAGAAGCGGATCGAGATCAAGGTGGGCGACGCGATCGAACTGCTCTCCGAACAGAACCTGGAGCCGTTCGACATCATTTTCAACGACGTGGACAAGGAAGATTATCCCAAGGCCTTTCACCTGGCGGTGCCGCGGTTGAGGCGAGGCGGGCTGTTCGTCAGCGACAACGTGCTGTGGAGCGGGCGTGTTCCGGAAGCGGCGGCGGGGAAGGAAGGCGCCAGCGAGGCGACGCGCGCGATCGTACAGTTCAACCGCATGCTGTACGAATCGAGAGAGCTGTTTACCACCATCCTGCCGCTGCGCGATGGGGTGGCGGTGGCGCTGAAGCAGTAG
- a CDS encoding metal-dependent hydrolase, with amino-acid sequence MDLKGAKLTWLGHSTFRLETGGKTILIDPWVMGNPSCPSNEKIVKKVDAMLCTHGHFDHIGDAVEIAKQHNPVVVGIFELATWLQKKGAKQIAPMNKGGSQEAAGMQITMVHADHSCGIQEDDGSIIYGGEACGYVIELDNGVKLYHAGDTNVFGDMHIIHELYHPEIVMLPIGDLFTMSPREATYACQLLRPKVVIPMHWGTFPALTGTPAALKRLIGDMGCEVVAMKPGQTMG; translated from the coding sequence ATGGACCTGAAAGGCGCCAAGCTCACCTGGCTGGGGCACTCGACGTTCCGCCTGGAAACCGGCGGCAAAACCATCCTGATTGATCCCTGGGTGATGGGGAACCCCTCGTGCCCGTCCAACGAAAAAATAGTGAAGAAGGTGGATGCGATGCTGTGCACGCACGGCCACTTCGACCACATCGGCGACGCGGTCGAGATCGCGAAGCAGCACAACCCGGTCGTGGTGGGAATTTTCGAACTGGCGACGTGGCTGCAGAAAAAAGGCGCCAAGCAGATTGCGCCGATGAACAAGGGCGGCTCGCAGGAGGCCGCCGGGATGCAGATCACGATGGTGCACGCCGACCACTCCTGCGGCATCCAGGAGGACGACGGCTCCATCATCTACGGCGGCGAAGCGTGCGGGTACGTGATCGAACTGGACAACGGGGTGAAGCTGTACCACGCGGGCGACACCAACGTGTTCGGCGACATGCACATCATTCACGAGCTGTATCACCCAGAGATCGTGATGCTGCCGATCGGGGACCTGTTCACCATGTCGCCGCGCGAGGCCACCTACGCCTGCCAGTTGCTGCGGCCGAAGGTGGTGATCCCGATGCACTGGGGAACGTTCCCGGCGCTGACCGGGACACCCGCGGCGCTGAAGCGGCTGATCGGCGACATGGGATGCGAGGTCGTGGCAATGAAACCGGGACAGACGATGGGATAA
- the hpt gene encoding hypoxanthine phosphoribosyltransferase, with the protein MHSGTAVTPQLRILFTRDQIARRVTEMAGEITRDFASQSIIFVGVLKGASIFLGDLARQVKLDATFDFISVASYGAGTKTSGEVRMNKDVDSSMADKNVIIVEDILDTGLTMGYLRKLFLAHQPRSLKVAVLLDKACRRIEPVKADYVGFVIPDEFVVGYGMDYAERYRNLPDICVLPPELQ; encoded by the coding sequence ATGCACTCCGGCACTGCGGTCACTCCCCAGCTCAGAATTCTTTTCACCCGAGATCAGATCGCCCGCCGCGTCACCGAAATGGCCGGCGAGATCACGCGCGACTTCGCCAGCCAGTCCATCATCTTCGTCGGCGTGCTCAAGGGCGCGTCCATTTTTCTCGGCGATCTCGCCCGCCAGGTCAAGCTCGATGCCACCTTCGACTTCATCAGTGTCGCCAGCTACGGCGCCGGCACCAAGACCAGCGGCGAGGTCAGGATGAACAAGGACGTGGATTCCTCCATGGCCGACAAAAACGTCATCATCGTGGAAGACATTCTCGACACCGGCCTGACTATGGGCTATCTGCGCAAGCTGTTCCTCGCCCACCAGCCGCGAAGTTTGAAGGTAGCGGTCCTGCTCGACAAGGCCTGCCGCCGCATCGAGCCGGTCAAAGCCGACTACGTCGGCTTCGTCATTCCCGACGAATTCGTGGTCGGATACGGCATGGATTACGCCGAGCGCTATCGCAATTTGCCCGACATCTGCGTCCTCCCGCCGGAACTGCAGTAA
- the tatC gene encoding twin-arginine translocase subunit TatC produces the protein MPEFDPAAARKAVSEKMASMSFLDHLEELRRRIIWSLLYVAAGFSVCWFYAARIYAFVQVPIMEALRNHHLDQKLVFLNPTEPFNMYLKVGFVAGLFVASPLVLYQVWAFIAPGLYRHEKRYVVPFMVSSVGLFVAGGAFGYKIVFPAALDFLIGYGAQFQPMITIGEYTDLFLTILIGLGIIFEMPILVFFLSLMGVVSAGWMWRNLRYSILLIFIIAAIVTPTTDILNMCLFAAPMVLLYVVSIFIAWLVSPARRKARSKAEAASSE, from the coding sequence ATGCCTGAGTTCGATCCCGCCGCGGCGCGCAAAGCCGTCAGCGAAAAAATGGCGAGCATGAGCTTCCTCGACCACCTCGAGGAACTGCGCCGCAGAATCATTTGGTCGCTGCTGTACGTCGCCGCCGGTTTCAGCGTCTGCTGGTTCTACGCCGCGCGCATCTACGCGTTCGTGCAAGTGCCTATCATGGAAGCGCTGCGCAACCATCATCTCGACCAGAAGCTAGTGTTCCTGAACCCCACCGAACCCTTCAACATGTACCTGAAGGTCGGATTTGTGGCTGGGCTATTCGTGGCCTCGCCGTTGGTCCTCTACCAAGTGTGGGCGTTCATCGCGCCGGGACTCTACCGGCACGAAAAACGCTACGTGGTGCCCTTCATGGTGTCGTCGGTGGGGCTGTTTGTCGCCGGCGGCGCCTTCGGCTACAAGATAGTGTTTCCGGCGGCGCTGGATTTCCTGATCGGCTACGGCGCGCAATTCCAGCCGATGATCACTATCGGCGAATACACCGACCTTTTCTTAACCATCCTCATCGGGCTGGGCATTATTTTCGAGATGCCGATCCTGGTGTTCTTCCTGTCGCTGATGGGCGTGGTGAGCGCAGGCTGGATGTGGCGCAACCTGCGCTATTCCATTCTTCTGATCTTCATTATCGCGGCCATCGTGACCCCGACCACCGACATCCTCAACATGTGCCTGTTTGCGGCGCCGATGGTGCTGCTGTACGTCGTGAGCATCTTTATTGCGTGGCTGGTGAGCCCGGCGCGGCGCAAGGCGCGCAGCAAGGCGGAAGCCGCGAGTAGCGAGTAG
- a CDS encoding TatA/E family twin arginine-targeting protein translocase produces MNLGLPEMIFIFLLALIIFGPKKLPEIGRQIGKAMGEFKKASNEFKSQIEGEIRNLELEEAVKRDPPPQILPPEGSVATTAAAPDTEPASASTVSTAPLAEASGQAKAADA; encoded by the coding sequence ATGAACCTCGGCTTGCCCGAAATGATTTTCATTTTCCTGCTGGCCCTAATTATCTTCGGGCCCAAGAAGCTGCCGGAGATCGGACGCCAGATCGGGAAAGCCATGGGCGAATTCAAGAAGGCCAGCAACGAGTTCAAGTCGCAGATCGAAGGCGAGATCCGCAACCTGGAGCTGGAAGAGGCCGTCAAGCGCGACCCCCCACCGCAGATTCTGCCGCCGGAAGGAAGCGTGGCGACCACGGCCGCCGCGCCTGACACCGAGCCTGCCAGCGCGTCCACGGTCTCCACCGCGCCTTTGGCCGAGGCTTCCGGGCAGGCCAAGGCAGCCGATGCCTGA
- a CDS encoding YpdA family putative bacillithiol disulfide reductase, protein MRGSPHRLSHDVNPITVPEAKNERFDLLVIGAGPSGLASAIETQRAGFRAVLIDKGCLVNSLFHYPANMTFFTTPELLEIGDIPFPSAHVKPTREEALEYYRKVAEHYQLDIRQYERVDQVSGSDGDFLVHTSTVEADILGALEGPAKRHLPGRRAEYRARKLVVATGYYDLPNIMQVPGEDLPKVFHYYREPHPFFGRDVLVIGGKNSAAIAALELWRHGARVTLVHRYESMHRHVKYWIKPDIENRIKNGEVTACFSSTVKEIRPESVLLQTPNGEVRLKNDFVFALTGYHPDYSFLQSLGIQLTPDECRPIVNQETLETNVPGIYVAGVIVAGSKTNEIFIENGRFHGQRIAQDLKKKLSAVGS, encoded by the coding sequence ATGCGTGGTTCTCCGCACCGCCTCAGCCATGACGTGAATCCAATCACCGTGCCCGAAGCTAAGAACGAAAGATTTGACCTTCTCGTCATCGGCGCCGGCCCCAGCGGGCTTGCCTCCGCCATCGAAACGCAGCGCGCCGGCTTTCGCGCCGTTCTCATCGACAAGGGCTGCCTGGTCAACTCGCTCTTCCACTACCCGGCCAACATGACCTTCTTCACCACGCCGGAGCTGCTCGAGATCGGCGACATCCCATTTCCCAGCGCGCACGTCAAGCCCACCCGCGAGGAGGCGCTGGAGTACTACCGCAAAGTCGCCGAGCACTACCAGCTCGATATCCGCCAGTACGAGCGTGTGGACCAGGTCAGCGGCAGCGACGGCGATTTCCTGGTCCACACCAGCACCGTCGAGGCCGACATTCTTGGCGCCCTGGAAGGTCCCGCGAAGCGCCACCTGCCCGGCCGCCGCGCCGAATACCGCGCGCGCAAACTCGTAGTCGCCACCGGCTACTACGACCTGCCCAACATCATGCAGGTTCCCGGCGAGGATCTGCCCAAGGTCTTTCATTACTACCGCGAGCCGCATCCGTTTTTCGGCCGCGACGTGCTCGTGATCGGCGGCAAGAACTCCGCCGCCATTGCCGCGCTCGAACTCTGGCGACACGGCGCGCGCGTCACCCTGGTGCATCGCTACGAGAGCATGCATCGGCACGTCAAATACTGGATCAAGCCCGACATCGAGAACCGCATCAAGAACGGCGAAGTCACTGCCTGTTTCAGCAGCACGGTCAAGGAAATCAGGCCTGAATCGGTTCTGCTGCAGACGCCCAACGGCGAAGTTCGCCTGAAAAACGACTTCGTGTTTGCCCTCACCGGCTATCACCCGGATTACTCGTTCCTGCAGAGTCTCGGCATTCAGCTCACCCCTGACGAGTGCCGCCCCATCGTCAACCAGGAGACGCTGGAGACCAACGTGCCCGGCATTTACGTTGCAGGCGTAATCGTGGCGGGATCGAAGACCAACGAAATCTTTATCGAGAACGGCCGCTTCCACGGCCAGCGCATCGCCCAGGACTTGAAGAAGAAGCTCTCCGCCGTTGGCTCTTGA
- the fumC gene encoding class II fumarate hydratase, giving the protein MATTVEKPRTRVESDSMGKIEVPANVYWGAQTQRSLIHFNIGRDTMPPELIRAFGILKKACALVNQDLGKLPADKAKLIVQAADEVIGGKLNEQFPLRIWQTGSGTQTNMNVNEVISNRAIELAGGEMGSKKPIHPNDHVNMSQSSNDTFPAAMHIAAAERVKRALIPALKTVQEAIARKAKQFDGIVKIGRTHLQDAVPLTIGQEFGGWASLVERDIKRLEQVLDGLYDLAIGGTAVGTGLNTHPQFAERAANKIAELTGLPFRSHPNKFAALSAHDEVVFAQGAMETTAASMMKIANDIRWLASGPRCGLGELTIPENEPGSSIMPGKVNPTQCEAMTMVCAQVHGATAAVGFAGSQGNFELSVFKPVIIYNFLHSATLITDACHGFVEFMINGIEVNREKVDWYVKNSLMLVTALAPKIGYDNAAKVAHTAHVEHSSLKEAAVKMGFLTAEEFDQLVRPETMTHP; this is encoded by the coding sequence ATGGCAACCACGGTGGAGAAGCCACGTACACGCGTTGAATCCGACAGCATGGGCAAGATCGAAGTGCCCGCCAACGTTTACTGGGGCGCGCAGACGCAGCGCTCGCTCATTCACTTCAATATCGGCCGCGACACCATGCCCCCGGAATTGATCCGGGCGTTCGGCATCCTGAAGAAGGCGTGCGCGCTAGTCAACCAGGACCTGGGAAAGCTCCCGGCCGACAAAGCGAAGCTGATCGTGCAGGCGGCGGACGAGGTGATCGGCGGCAAGCTCAACGAGCAGTTCCCGCTGCGCATCTGGCAGACGGGCAGCGGCACCCAGACCAACATGAACGTGAACGAGGTGATCTCCAACCGCGCGATTGAACTGGCCGGCGGCGAGATGGGGTCCAAGAAGCCTATCCACCCCAACGATCACGTCAACATGTCGCAGTCATCGAACGATACCTTTCCGGCGGCGATGCACATCGCGGCTGCCGAGCGCGTGAAGCGGGCGCTGATCCCGGCGCTGAAGACGGTGCAGGAGGCGATCGCGCGCAAGGCCAAGCAATTCGACGGCATCGTGAAGATCGGGCGCACCCACCTGCAGGACGCGGTGCCGCTGACCATCGGTCAGGAGTTCGGTGGCTGGGCGAGCCTGGTGGAGCGCGATATCAAGCGCCTGGAGCAGGTGCTGGACGGCTTGTATGACCTGGCGATCGGGGGCACGGCGGTGGGTACGGGCCTGAACACGCATCCGCAATTTGCCGAGCGCGCTGCCAACAAGATTGCGGAGTTGACGGGACTTCCCTTCCGCTCGCACCCCAACAAGTTTGCGGCCCTGTCGGCGCACGACGAAGTCGTTTTCGCGCAGGGAGCGATGGAGACCACCGCAGCGTCCATGATGAAAATCGCGAACGACATCCGCTGGCTGGCCTCGGGGCCGCGCTGCGGGCTGGGAGAGCTGACGATTCCGGAGAACGAGCCGGGGTCGTCGATCATGCCGGGCAAGGTTAACCCAACGCAGTGCGAGGCCATGACCATGGTCTGCGCGCAGGTGCACGGAGCGACGGCGGCGGTGGGCTTTGCGGGCTCGCAGGGGAACTTCGAGCTGAGCGTGTTCAAGCCGGTGATCATTTACAACTTCCTGCACTCGGCGACGCTGATCACCGACGCGTGCCACGGGTTTGTCGAGTTCATGATCAACGGCATCGAGGTGAACCGCGAGAAAGTTGACTGGTACGTCAAGAACTCCCTGATGCTGGTGACCGCGCTGGCGCCCAAGATCGGATATGACAACGCGGCGAAGGTGGCGCACACCGCGCACGTCGAGCACAGCAGTCTAAAAGAAGCAGCGGTGAAGATGGGATTCCTGACGGCGGAGGAGTTTGACCAGTTGGTGCGCCCGGAAACGATGACGCATCCGTAG
- a CDS encoding VOC family protein codes for MKRVTGIGGIFIKAKDPQAMYAWYETHLGIQRDTTSHTVDFACKDNDTGEEAHTYWSLFKENTNYFDPSKSAVMINYRVADMDAVVSALQSGGIEILGREDHDYGRFAWVMDPEGNKIELWEPPKKQ; via the coding sequence ATGAAACGTGTTACCGGTATTGGCGGCATTTTCATTAAGGCGAAAGACCCGCAGGCGATGTATGCCTGGTATGAGACGCACCTCGGCATCCAGCGCGACACCACCAGTCATACGGTAGATTTTGCCTGCAAAGACAACGACACCGGCGAGGAAGCCCACACTTACTGGTCGCTGTTCAAAGAGAACACGAACTACTTCGACCCCAGCAAATCCGCGGTGATGATCAACTACCGCGTCGCCGACATGGACGCCGTGGTGAGCGCACTGCAATCGGGAGGCATAGAAATCCTGGGCCGCGAAGATCACGACTACGGCCGCTTCGCCTGGGTCATGGATCCGGAAGGCAACAAGATCGAATTGTGGGAACCGCCGAAGAAGCAGTAG